A genome region from Natronosalvus rutilus includes the following:
- a CDS encoding nicotinate-nucleotide--dimethylbenzimidazole phosphoribosyltransferase yields MRLLLAAGSTETGLIDGLSAAGASATVMGYTPSADAEILVYGRPTAAPVTPVSPTGCPTPAAITRAVREVVGFDATVLKAGLSESTAAPTVDLAADPGADVREAVAVPDAVGIYDRARQFGATLPDDRVLIGETIPGGTTTALGVATALGAPIGVSSSLPRNPLERKRAVVETGLAASDLVPGDCAGDPLAAIRAVGDPVQAAVAGVAAGALEAGVDVTLAGGTQLVAVATVLRHAGIDGPLRLATTSFVADDPSVDLEVAGDRFDLEVVVTDPAFERSEHVSMTRYCAGEAKEGVAMGGALSLVAPDEMAAVRRRIEAVCERLGVDGETTAEDPRSPDARGDGDSP; encoded by the coding sequence ATGAGGCTCCTTCTCGCCGCCGGATCGACCGAAACGGGACTCATCGACGGGCTCAGCGCCGCCGGGGCGTCGGCTACGGTGATGGGCTACACCCCGTCGGCCGACGCCGAAATCCTGGTCTACGGTCGGCCGACGGCCGCACCCGTCACCCCGGTGAGCCCGACCGGGTGCCCGACCCCGGCGGCGATCACCCGCGCCGTTCGGGAGGTCGTCGGATTCGACGCGACGGTGCTCAAGGCCGGCCTGTCCGAGTCGACGGCCGCCCCGACGGTCGACCTCGCGGCCGATCCAGGCGCCGACGTTCGCGAGGCCGTGGCGGTTCCGGACGCCGTGGGGATCTACGATCGGGCCCGTCAGTTCGGCGCGACGCTCCCCGACGACCGTGTGCTGATCGGCGAGACGATCCCGGGCGGGACGACGACCGCCCTGGGGGTTGCGACCGCCCTCGGAGCACCCATCGGCGTCTCGTCGTCGCTCCCCCGGAATCCGCTCGAGCGCAAGCGAGCGGTCGTCGAGACGGGGCTGGCGGCGAGCGACCTCGTGCCCGGCGACTGTGCGGGCGATCCGCTGGCGGCGATCCGGGCGGTGGGCGACCCCGTCCAGGCTGCCGTCGCCGGCGTTGCGGCCGGGGCGCTCGAGGCCGGCGTCGACGTGACTCTCGCCGGGGGGACGCAACTTGTCGCCGTCGCGACCGTCCTCCGCCACGCCGGCATCGACGGGCCGCTCCGACTCGCGACCACCTCGTTCGTGGCCGACGATCCGAGCGTCGACCTCGAGGTGGCCGGCGACCGGTTCGACCTCGAGGTGGTCGTCACCGACCCCGCGTTCGAGCGAAGCGAGCACGTCTCGATGACCCGGTACTGCGCCGGGGAGGCGAAAGAGGGCGTCGCCATGGGCGGGGCGCTCTCGCTCGTGGCACCCGACGAGATGGCGGCCGTTCGCCGGCGGATCGAAGCTGTCTGCGAGCGACTGGGCGTCGACGGTGAGACGACGGCGGAGGACCCGCGGTCACCGGATGCGAGGGGTGACGGCGATTCACCCTGA
- a CDS encoding NTP transferase domain-containing protein, with the protein MAGGRGTRLESRVEKPLYEIGGVAMIDRVLTALEASAVGRITVAVSPNAPDTRDYLVELDCTRSLEVDGVVEPLEPVTPAKPVWVIESAGDGYVSDLGSILESNSIPISTPVLTAAADLPLLEGATVDGVLERYRRRVRARGRDGGTDGEAPSMTVCVPTALKRRLELSVDTTLESDRHLAPTGVNVVGTSNETMIARSYDHRLACNVNRRTDARVAKTYCSDRDRDGEEKEEAFR; encoded by the coding sequence ATGGCCGGCGGACGGGGCACCAGGCTCGAGAGCCGAGTCGAAAAGCCGCTGTACGAGATCGGCGGCGTCGCGATGATCGATCGGGTGCTCACGGCGCTTGAGGCGAGCGCGGTCGGCCGGATTACCGTCGCGGTTTCGCCGAACGCACCCGATACCCGCGATTACCTGGTGGAACTCGATTGCACGCGTTCGCTCGAGGTCGATGGGGTTGTCGAGCCCCTCGAGCCTGTCACGCCCGCCAAGCCCGTGTGGGTTATCGAATCCGCCGGCGACGGGTACGTCTCCGACCTCGGGTCGATCCTCGAGTCAAACTCGATCCCGATTTCGACGCCGGTGCTGACCGCGGCCGCGGATCTTCCGTTGCTCGAAGGGGCGACGGTGGACGGCGTTCTCGAGCGGTACCGACGCCGCGTTCGGGCGAGGGGACGAGACGGGGGTACCGACGGGGAGGCGCCGTCGATGACCGTCTGCGTCCCGACCGCATTGAAACGACGGCTGGAACTCAGCGTCGACACGACGCTCGAGTCCGACCGCCACCTCGCGCCGACTGGGGTCAACGTCGTCGGCACCTCCAATGAAACGATGATTGCACGCAGCTACGACCACAGACTGGCCTGTAACGTGAACAGACGAACCGACGCCCGCGTGGCGAAGACGTACTGCAGCGATAGGGACCGCGACGGGGAGGAGAAAGAGGAGGCGTTCCGATGA
- a CDS encoding adenosylcobinamide-GDP ribazoletransferase codes for MIGGRVRATVRALRGAIAFLTRFPVGSRSRNAGGATFAASNDWEAFCSSPWTFTIVGWIVGALAALVFLASNRLPAASIAFGYPLAVFGLAGIHHLDGVADLGDALVVHGDVDRRRAVMTDTTTGVGALLSVSLVVAGLALGALALAGAPVAVAVGVAVAAEVGAKTGMAAMACFGTAAHEGFGSQLTEGVTRVAFYGPAALAIPAAVLTWPHPAAAAAFAGALAGTALPWQWARRRLGGVSGDVFGAANEVGRLLGVHLGVIAWTLW; via the coding sequence GTGATCGGCGGCCGGGTACGCGCCACCGTTCGTGCACTCCGTGGGGCGATTGCCTTCCTGACGCGGTTCCCCGTCGGTTCGAGGTCGCGAAACGCGGGCGGGGCAACTTTCGCTGCGAGCAACGACTGGGAGGCGTTTTGCTCGAGTCCTTGGACCTTCACGATAGTAGGATGGATCGTCGGGGCACTCGCGGCCCTCGTCTTCCTCGCTTCGAACCGGCTTCCGGCCGCGTCGATTGCCTTCGGGTACCCGCTGGCCGTCTTCGGCCTGGCCGGGATCCACCACCTCGACGGCGTCGCCGACCTCGGCGACGCGCTCGTCGTCCACGGCGACGTTGATCGCCGGCGGGCCGTCATGACGGACACGACCACGGGCGTCGGCGCGCTGCTCTCCGTCTCGCTGGTCGTGGCGGGGCTCGCACTGGGCGCGCTCGCGCTCGCCGGCGCGCCAGTCGCGGTCGCCGTGGGCGTCGCTGTCGCCGCTGAGGTCGGCGCCAAGACTGGAATGGCCGCGATGGCCTGCTTCGGGACGGCCGCTCACGAGGGATTCGGCTCGCAGTTGACGGAGGGAGTTACTCGAGTCGCGTTTTACGGACCCGCAGCGCTGGCTATTCCGGCGGCCGTGCTGACCTGGCCCCACCCGGCCGCGGCCGCGGCTTTCGCCGGCGCGCTCGCGGGAACCGCCCTTCCGTGGCAGTGGGCCCGACGACGGCTCGGCGGCGTCTCCGGCGACGTCTTCGGAGCGGCCAACGAGGTCGGGCGACTGCTCGGCGTCCACCTGGGGGTGATCGCGTGGACGCTCTGGTGA
- the cbiB gene encoding adenosylcobinamide-phosphate synthase CbiB: MTVQTLAAIGLALSLDLLVGEPPTRLHPVAWLGRLIDRLDRPWSTNDRTQRRIGFLVALFVPLFPAVIAGYLVVAMGGIDPFFGAVAASLVLFLTASVRALLDLAQEVLTATESDLETARERVRGLVGRDVDSLTDAEIRSAAVESAAENLADGFAATLLPFALLGPISLPAAAAAAAWVKGVNTLDSMLGYPSKPIGTASARLDDLVMAVPARVTACCLALATWRPRTLLRARRWARVPDSPNSGWPIATLACALDIRLEKPGAYVLNPEGSLPSLEDGRRAVSVVGLAAAALVVVATVCAASAPTLEALVAPPTDFVATRVRRGMP, translated from the coding sequence ATGACGGTCCAAACGCTCGCCGCCATCGGCCTGGCGCTCAGCCTCGACCTGCTGGTCGGGGAGCCACCGACGCGTCTTCATCCCGTGGCGTGGCTGGGTCGGCTGATCGACCGACTCGACCGCCCATGGTCCACGAACGATCGAACGCAGCGTCGAATCGGATTCCTCGTCGCCCTGTTCGTTCCCCTGTTTCCGGCGGTGATCGCGGGGTATCTCGTCGTCGCGATGGGAGGGATCGACCCCTTCTTCGGCGCGGTCGCCGCGTCGCTCGTCCTATTTCTGACCGCGAGTGTGCGGGCGCTCCTCGACCTCGCACAAGAAGTCCTCACGGCGACCGAGAGCGACCTCGAGACCGCACGCGAGCGCGTTCGTGGCCTCGTCGGACGCGACGTGGACTCGCTCACGGACGCCGAAATTCGTTCGGCGGCCGTCGAGAGCGCGGCCGAGAATCTCGCCGACGGGTTCGCCGCGACGCTCCTCCCGTTCGCGCTCCTCGGTCCGATCTCGCTCCCCGCCGCAGCGGCGGCCGCTGCCTGGGTCAAGGGCGTCAACACCCTGGACTCGATGCTCGGCTACCCGTCGAAACCGATCGGCACCGCCAGTGCCCGGCTCGACGACCTCGTGATGGCCGTCCCCGCTCGAGTCACCGCGTGCTGTCTCGCCCTGGCGACGTGGCGACCGCGAACGCTGCTCCGCGCCCGTCGCTGGGCGCGGGTTCCCGACTCGCCGAACTCGGGGTGGCCGATAGCGACGTTGGCGTGCGCGCTCGACATCCGCCTCGAGAAACCCGGTGCGTACGTGCTGAACCCCGAGGGATCGCTTCCGAGCCTGGAGGACGGCCGGCGTGCGGTGTCGGTGGTCGGCCTGGCCGCCGCCGCGCTCGTGGTGGTGGCGACAGTCTGTGCGGCGTCCGCACCGACGCTCGAGGCCTTGGTCGCGCCACCCACCGACTTCGTCGCGACCCGCGTTCGGAGGGGGATGCCGTGA
- a CDS encoding HAD family hydrolase — protein MAVSFDLFGTLVAVDRPADPATAVAAELEKRGVAVPSDWAERYARPTIDAPEGAEVPLPAHVGRALSSASVEWRETGAGNVVRRAVVAAFDPDVETRGGARRAVEAARERGPVAVCSNCAVPELVGRTLARSTLERDDFDTVVTSVGCGWRKPSPHIFETTARRLEVDITDLIHVGDDPRADGGVDAAGGTSIVLGETPLESVPDRLDLVLENGSATALTGGEAACDDDSSDSGSNDDSSDHMK, from the coding sequence GTGGCAGTTTCGTTCGACCTGTTCGGCACGCTCGTCGCCGTCGACCGACCTGCGGACCCGGCGACGGCGGTCGCGGCCGAACTCGAGAAACGCGGTGTAGCGGTCCCCAGCGACTGGGCCGAGCGCTACGCTCGCCCGACCATCGACGCCCCCGAGGGTGCGGAGGTGCCGCTGCCGGCCCACGTCGGCCGGGCGCTCTCGAGCGCCAGCGTCGAGTGGCGAGAGACCGGGGCGGGGAACGTCGTTCGTCGGGCCGTCGTCGCCGCGTTCGACCCCGACGTCGAGACCCGGGGCGGCGCCCGCCGGGCGGTCGAGGCCGCTCGCGAACGCGGCCCCGTCGCCGTCTGCTCGAACTGCGCCGTTCCGGAACTGGTCGGCCGGACCCTCGCTCGCTCGACGCTCGAGCGCGACGACTTCGACACCGTCGTGACGAGCGTCGGCTGTGGGTGGCGCAAACCCTCGCCGCACATCTTCGAGACGACGGCGCGACGGCTCGAGGTCGATATCACTGACCTGATCCACGTGGGTGACGATCCGCGGGCCGACGGCGGCGTCGACGCGGCCGGGGGAACGTCGATCGTGCTCGGGGAGACGCCCCTCGAGTCGGTCCCCGATCGGCTCGACTTGGTGTTAGAAAACGGTTCGGCAACGGCGCTAACCGGCGGGGAAGCGGCTTGTGACGACGACTCGAGTGATAGCGGTTCGAACGACGACTCGAGTGACCACATGAAATGA